The Desulfonatronum thiodismutans nucleotide sequence TTCAGGAGGCCGGCATTCCGATGATTGGCACCAATACGACGGCCCCGGCGGTCACCCGGATCGGGGAGTACGTCTTTCGGGCCAGCTTCACCGACGAATCGCAGGCCATGGCCATGGCCAATTTTGCCCATGACCACCTGAAAGCCCGAACAGTCGCGGTGCTGCACATTGTCGACGACCTCTACAGCGAGGGGTTGAGTTCCGTCTTCGTCGAACTGTTCACCGCCCTGGGCGGCAAGAGCGTGCTCCAACTGCCCTATCTTCTTTCGGACACCGACTTTTCCAGACAAATATCCATGATCAAGGAAGCCGATCCGGACTTGGTCTTTCTACCGGGCCATGCCCGGGACTCCGGGATGATTCTCAAGCAGGCCCGGGCCATGGGACTTGCCGTCCCCTTTCTTGGAGGAGACGGCTGGAGCGCGCTGGAAGCGTACCCTCATCTCACCCCTGATTGGGGAGACGTGTACTATGCTTCCCACTGGCATTCCGCCAGGGACACGGAGCCAAGCCGGGCCTTCCAGCGCATTCTGGCCCAAGAGTTCGGGGAAGATGCATCGATGGTCCTGATTTCCGCAAGAGCCAACGATTTCGATGCCCTGGGGCTGGTGGCCGATGCGATCCGCAGGGCCGGCAGCGCGGACCCCAAAGCCGTCCGCGATGCCCTGGCCATGACCGTGAAGTATCCCGGCGTGACCGGTGAGATCAGCTTTCAGGACTCCCGTGATCCTCTGAAACCGGTCTACATCCTGCGCATCACCCAGGATGCCATTGAACATGTCACCTCCGTGGAGCCAAAGCTATGAAAAAAAGCATCGCCACGCGGATGAACAAGGACATCCTGCTGACCTTCCTGGTGATCGCGGTTCTGTTCATTTTTTTCGGTATCTTGGTCCAATTGCACTGGCGCAACGAAAACATCCGCATGGTTGTCCACCTCCTGGACACGGTGGTGACCAGGGAACAAAACAACCTGGCCAACGAACTCTTTGAGGACCGAATCAACGCCTTGAACATGCGCCTGCGGGACATGCTCGACATCGAGCATATCGTCCGTGTCGCGCTGTACGATCAGGATCGCGGGTTTCTGACAAGCGCTTCCGGACTACACCAAGAGGGTGATGCGCTGTTGGCCGCTTCTCTGGCCGATGCCGACCTGTTCGGCACGGACGGCGCCTACCGGGTGA carries:
- a CDS encoding ABC transporter substrate-binding protein, which encodes MKTRRVLQPRVAGFRLMLWALLAISISLGMDGQVRGESLEPIRIASAFSATGPLSTQNVWSFSVVRLAARTVNSQGGVLGRPIELIELDTQSTPLGARQAALEAVRAGVTAVIGPSFSSQAMAMGPVLQEAGIPMIGTNTTAPAVTRIGEYVFRASFTDESQAMAMANFAHDHLKARTVAVLHIVDDLYSEGLSSVFVELFTALGGKSVLQLPYLLSDTDFSRQISMIKEADPDLVFLPGHARDSGMILKQARAMGLAVPFLGGDGWSALEAYPHLTPDWGDVYYASHWHSARDTEPSRAFQRILAQEFGEDASMVLISARANDFDALGLVADAIRRAGSADPKAVRDALAMTVKYPGVTGEISFQDSRDPLKPVYILRITQDAIEHVTSVEPKL